ATAGCCTGCGCCACGGGCAGGAGCTCTTCGGCGGTGACCACGGTTTGTCCCTGATGGTAGTTTTCCAGGGCATACACCAGCCCAACCATATTCTCTTTGCCGATTTTCATCGCCCGGGCAATTCCGTGATGCTGAGCCTTACAGGCCGCAATCCACTGTTTCTTCCCGGTGATAAATCCGGAGGTCGGTGCGTTAAAAGCTTTTGCCCCGCTGTAGACCACCATATCCGCCCCGCTTGCTACCCAGGCGTGTAAATCTTCCTCGGCGGCGGCATCGACAATCAGCGGCAGGTTGTGAACCTGCGCGACCTGCACAAAATCCGCAATGCTCAACATGCCTTTCTGCACGCAGTGGTGCGATTTCACGTACAGCAGCGCGGCAGTGTTGTAGGTAATCGCGCTCTCCAGTTGCCAGCGGGCCGCCAGATTACTTGAGCCGACCTCCACCACCCGCCCGCCACCCAAACGGATGGCACTGGTGATGGGCGCACCATAGTCCACGTTATGCCCGCGCAGCATCACCACTTCATTGGCCATACCTGCGCTGTCCGGCATCAGCGTGACTCTTGCCTGGTCACCGCGGGTAATGGCGGCGGCAACGGCGATGGCAATACCCGCCGACGCACAGGACGTGACATAGCTGTCTTCGGCGCCGGTGTAGCGGGAAACCAGTTCTCCGGTTCTGTCCACCAGCCGATCAATTTCAACAAAGGCAGAGGCTGCCCGCGCGGTGGCTTGCATCACGTCCGGCGCCACGCTGGAAACACCCAAAATCGTCATCTTGCCGCAAGCGTTAATGACCTGTTTTAGTCCCAACTGTTGATAGATATTCTGCGTCATGGCTTACAGCACTCCCAGCAGCGAACAGACCACGCTGAGCGCGACAATCGACAGCAAAATCGTGGTGTAACGCGGACCTTTCTTCACAAGGTAGAAGTAAATGGCAAACACCGCCGCCAGCGGCAACAGACCGGGTGCGATCGAGTCGAGGATTTGCTGAACTACCACTTCAGAGCCTTTCAGGGCGCTGAGTTTTAACGGCGTGGTGATCTTGACGTAGCTTGCAGAAAGCGCGCCCATCATGATCAAGCCCAGCACGTTTGCGCCGTAGATAAGCTCTTTAATTCGCCCTCCCTGCAGCAGGCCGATAATCGAGTCGCGCCCCAGCGTATAGCCTTTGTGAACCATGCCGTAGCTGATTGCCAGCGTAATGGCTGGATAGAGGATTAATGGCACAATTCCGCCCATCGCGCTGCCATTGGCGGCGAACGGGATGAAAATAGCAATTAACAGTGGCATCACGGCGGCCCAGATGATGGAGTCCCCCATCCCGGCCAGCGGTCCCATCAGCCCAGTTTTAATCCCGGTGATGGAGGCATCGCTGATCGGCTCGCCGCGAGTTTTCTGCTCCTCCATCGCAATGGAGATCCCCTGAATCACCGCCCCAAAGGTCTGCTCTGAGTTGAAGAAGTTCAGATGGCGTTTCAGCGCTTCCACCTGCTCCTCTTTTTGCGGGTAGAGTTTTTTGATGATCGGCGTCATCGAGGCACAGAAAATCAGGCTTTGTAAACGCTCATAGGAGCTGGAAACTTCCGCGCCCAGCCAGTAGATAAACCAGGCCTTGGTGATGTCTGCTTTGGTCAGCGTACCGCTTTCACGCGCGCGCTCCACCAGTTCGTGCTGCATTACGTCGCTGCTCATCATGCTGCTCCTTCATTTTTCGCCAGACCTTTAATCAGGAAGGCCACGCAGGTACCAAAGATTGCCATCGCCATGATGTCCACCTTCAGGTACAGCACCGCAAAGAAACCGCCGATAAACCACGGCAGCAGGCTCTTTTTACCGATCACCATAATGGTGATGGCGAAGCCCAGCGCTGGCAGAATACCGCCCATAATTTCAAAGGAGTGTGTCAGCCAGTGCGGCATCAGCTTCAGGAAACTTTCTACTACGTCCTGACCAAAATAGTTGGCGGCAAAGACCACCGGGAAACGCAGAACCAGACCGAGCAACGCTGGGTAGAGGAACGCACAGCGCATAATGCCCGCCATGTTTGCCGTTTCCGCATGCTTGTCAGCCATATGCACCCACGCGGCGTTTAACGTGCGGCGTAACTGGTCGAGGAACACGCCGATGACGCCAAACGGGATCGCCAGTGCAATAGCCAGGTTCGGGTCCATGCCGGCCTTCACGGCGATAGGAATTGAAATACAGGCAGCCAGTGCCGGATCCGACGGGACGTTACCGCCCGGCGTGGAGGTCACGCCAAGATAAACCAGCTGCATACCTGCACCGATGATCATCGCCGTTTCCATGTTGCCCAACAGCAGGCCAACGAATACGGCAATCACGACGGGTTGTAGCAGCATGGCGGAGAAGGTGTAGCCAAGACGTAATCGGGCAAACCAGTAATACAACCCCATCAGGCTTGCAAAGACTAAAGTATCCATAATTAAGTACCCTGTTATCAAAGGATTAGAATTTTTTCAGGATATCGTCCAGCGACTGTGGCTTATCTTCCGGGATAGTCTGGAAGAACACCTGAATCCCACGATTTTTCAGGTCGCTCAGAATGCCGACGTCTTTTTCATCCAGCGTAATGTTCTGGAATACTGCTTTGCGATTTGGCCCACCGCCCAGCCCACCGACCTGAATAGTGGTGACATCAAAACCCAACTGGACCGCTTCCTGAACCGCCGCCAGAGAAGGGAACAGCACCAACACTTTGCCGTCACCAAGCTGGTTTTCTTTCCAGGCTGCCGCAAAACTCTGGTTACCGAAACAATCCACTTTGATGTTCGGCGGCGCAGCCATCAGGTAGATGTTTTTCATAAACGGATCGGCATCCAGCTCATCGCTGACCACCGCAATCCGGTTTGCCTGAGATTGTCCAACCCATTTGGTCACCACTTGTCCATGAATCAGACGGCTATCGATACGACATAAGACGATGTTTGCCATGATGTTTATTCCTTATTGTGATTGTTGTAATTGACGTACGTGGGCAACAACGTCCAGGCAACTGCTACGCCCGGCCTCGACCAGATCGGCCACGCAGGTGGTCAGTTGGCCATGCTCGCGTTTGTCGAGCGCCTCCAGTAACAGCGAGGCGTTGAGCCCGGAAATCACTGCCACCGGGTAATCGGCGCTCAGCCGTGCCGCCACGTTAGACGTGGTGCCGCCAATAAAATCGGTCAGGATCAGTGAGCCTTCCGGCATAGCTTTCACTACGGCTTCAACGCGCTGATAAAACTCGCCGAGCGTATCAACGGGCATTAGCGCAATTTCCGTCACGCCTTTGATTTCGCCCATCACCATGCGTAGGCTGTTGCAAAGCTGTTGCCCCCAGCCGCCATGGGTCAGCAGCAGGATCTGGGGCAAGGATTCAGTGGTAGTCAAAATGGCCTCCTGGCTCGATTACATAGACATAGGTAAACAGAGCAAAGGCTGTGCCAGAATTTGTGTCACGCGGGGGAGTCGTGGGTATTGGCGGGGCGCAAAGCCCCACCAGACAAGGGATTAGCTATACAGCAATTCGTAGATATAAAAATATTCCGCGTCCGATAAGCGAATGGCATAGGCCTCTTCGATCGGCAGGAAAGCCGATTTAATGACACTAAACGCGCGAACATCCAGATCCGGTTTGTTCTCCAGCGCCATCTGTAACGGTTTGCGGTTAATCACGATACGCTCAACCATACAGCAGCAGTGGATCAGGAAGCGCAGTGTCACCTGACGGCTCGGTTTGAGCGAAAGCGCGGTGGTCAGATGATTCAACACACCTTCCATCTCTTTCAGAATACGCTGCGGGTTGAGCACCGAAATATGGTTAATGATGCTCTCCATGGTCAACGCGCTGATAAAGCGCATCGCGCTGCGCTCCATCTGCAGACGACGTTCGCTACTGGAGAGATCTGGCGTCAACAGGCTGAGCACCAGTTCAGGGCCTTGCTCAGAGAACAGCTCCTCGAGCGAGATAAACGGAATATCCGGCAGTCCCGGCTGGAAAGTACCCACGATGCCCGCCAGACGTTCACTGGCGTTAATCGCCTGCTGAACGCGCTCCAGGCTGCGAACTTCGTTGTAATCGAGGATCACCATCCGTGTGTCCTGCGACATCAGCTCGCCAAAGCTCTCTTCCAGCACCTTTTTGATTTTTTCTGCTGTTCCCATTCCTGTGATGCAGGAGATAACCAGCACTTTACCGCTGTTTTCCTGCTGCGGTGTACAGAGCTGACAGGGAATATTTTTGCTCTGCATCAACGCCGCCAGCTGCGGCAAGTCGCTGGTTTCATAGCTTAAATCCAGCCCAATCTCCAGCAGGCTGGTGAGCGTAATATTGGGCATCAGCAGAACGTCTATCTGAAATAATTTGCTGATCGTACTGCCAAAATGGACCAGCGAGCCAATATCCACCATCAGGATTAATCGGCGATATTGCCGGGTCTGGATCATCTGCGTCAGGGCTTCCAGCGTGTCATGCACCGACTGCTCGAAAGGCATATCGATAGCGCTGAACACCTCGCGCTCCAGCACGCGATTCACGTACTGCGCCTGGCTTGTGGCGGTCGTCGCGCCGTGGGCAATCAGAATCACCCCGCAGTCCGGACTGGCGTCAATCCGTTGGCGGTAATGGCGGCACTCTTTGAGGAACAAGCACAGCCAGACCACTTCCGTTGCCGGGCACTGAATATGCAGCAGTTCATTGATTTTTCGGCATAACAGCGTGGCGTTTTCGTATTCGTCTTTACAGCGATCGAGGATCAGGCTGGAAGAATAAAGTTGTGGAATAAGGCCGCGCTGCACATAGCCAATCAGTGCCAGGAAGTGTTTACGCAGCGGGTTAACCAGATTTTCCGGCAGCGTGAAACCAAGCACCTGCTCAACGCAACCGATCAGCAGTGTGACTCGCTCTTCAATCTGATCGCCATAGCGCGGGGGATGCGCCACGCTGTCGCGGCTATAGAGACCATATTCAAAAATCGAGCTGAGTTTGTTTTTGAGGATTGCCAGCGTTTCGGCGGGCGGCACGTTGCTGTTACGCAGGTTGATATATTCCCGGGTCAGGAAACTGTAAAAGAGATCGCTCTCTTCAATTTCAGCTCCGGTGGCCAGCGAATTTTTCAGCGCGGGCAGCGTGCGGGCATCAATACTCAGGTGCTCTTTGCCTTCGAACAGCGCCCCAACCAGCAGACGTTGTTCCGGCGTGGCGTTAAAGGGGATCTCGGTCAGACGTTTATCCAGCTGTAGCGTATCGCTATGCTCTGTCATTCCCGAGGCCCAGGCCTGGGCGCAGAGAAACTGAATATCGCTTTTGAGCTGACCAATATTGCCTTCCAGCGGCTTGTTCAGCAGCCAGAGCAGCAGGGTGCGGTCGATGCTTATCGTACGCTCGATTTTTCGGCTCTCACGCTGTAAGAAGCCAACGATCAGTTCAACCTGCTCTTCTACCGAACGCTGGCGGATGCCAGGGAGATCGATACACACCTGAATACGGCGCTGGAACGTGCGCAGCAACGCCGAACTTACCGGTTCGGTGGTCGCACATATCAGGCGAACCGAGATTGAACGCGCCACGGCGCTTGAACCCAGCGGCCGGTATTCGCCTTTGTCGAGAATAGAAAACAGCTTTTCCTGACCTTCATACGGCAGGCGATGCACTTCATCGAGCAGCAGATAGCCGCCGTCGGCCTGCTCGACCAGGCCGGGTTTATTTTCGTTTGCGCCGGTAAACGCCCCCTGTCGATGACCAAACAGGTGTGAAGAGAGCAACTCCGGATTATGCGCGTATTCCGCACAGTTGAAATAGACCAGCGGTGGAGGCGTTCCCGCTGCGCGTTCGCAGGCGAAACGGTGCATCAGTTCGGCAAAGAATGTTTTACCCACGCCGGAGGGACCGGTCAGCAGAACATGCAGCCCGTGGGGATACAGCACCGCCGCGCGGCCTTTTTCCACGGCATCGCGCAGGCTACGATCGTAACCAATCAGGCCGAAAAAGGGATCGTCTGTCGCCTGGTTTTCCTGCACAGGCAACAGGTCGGCAACGGTTTGCACTTCACGCTCGGACTCATCCAGTTTGCGCCCCAGCAGCGTTTCAATCGCCTGACGATGCAGAAAGAATACCGGGCGCCCGCGGCTTTTAATCGCCAGGCCGTCGTTCCAGAGCTGATTGAGATCTTTACTGACCGAGTTGCGCGCCAGCCCGAGGTTAAAGCCGATGGCCTCAGCCGTGAACCCCGTTTCCTGCGCCAGATGGGCAAGATTCAGTCCTCGCGTCAGCCGTTCCAGCTCTCCCAGTATTATCTCAATCCGTCTCATCTCTCTACCGCTTAAGAAATAAATGATTGTTCAGAACATACACTATTCTGCTGCGCAAGAAAGTGAGGCGGCGTCCAGACCTTCCGGTCATCAAAACGTTTTTGACAAATAATGGCGCGCGGAACCGGTTTCCGGAAAGTTATCGAGGGTCATTTGCAACTGATAACCGTTTTTCTGATAAAACGGCAGCGCCTGGAAGCTCATGGTATCCACCAGCGCATGCAGGCATCCTCTCTCACGCGCCGTCTGTTCTGCGGCCTGCATCAATTTTGTGCCGTAACCGCCTTTACGCAGCGAGTCATGCATCCACAGGAAATCAATGCACAACCATTCACCTTTGATTTTGCCGATCAGCCCGCCCACAATTTCATTGCGTTCATCGCGCCAGTACACCGCCAGGTCGCCAAAATTGGTGGTTCTCAGAAACTGGCGATTGTAAGCGCGTAGTCCGGCAAGCAGGGCATTTTGATCGTCTTCGGTAATCGTATCTGTAATCTGTATTTGCATCCTATCCTCCTGAAATAACTACGACTTCTGGCTGATTTATTTTTAGACATTAACACAGGGTGATGAGTGAGTCGTATGCCGTCTACACTTACTCTTGAGATGATGCGCATAGACAACAAGGATTATTATCATGAAACGAGTCATTTTTCCGATTATTGCCGTCTTTTTCACGCTACCCGGTCTGGCGCAAGCCGACTCGGCTTATGGCAGTCTGCAGGCTGTACACGAAAAGAATACCGTTATGAAGGATTTACGTAAGATTTGCACCCCGCAGGGCTCGCCATCGGATGAGGTGTGGGAAAAAATGATTCTGGCCGATACGAGTAATCAGCAGCATATCCGCGAAGCGATTCTGGCAATTCAAAGAAACAATCAGAACAACTACTGGGAAGCGCTTGGCAAAGTTGAATGCCCGGATTTATAGGCGTGAAGCGAAGTAGCTCCACGCCAGGGGGATAGCGTTAACGCTGAGGAATAATTAAGTCGCCGCGCAGCACGTACGAGCCCAGCACGCTCTGGGTTTTCTCGTTAAGCCAACTGACGATCCGTGCCGCCATGGCGTCCATAGAATATTCAATCGCCGGGATAGTTGGGATCCCCGGCAGATGCAGCGATCCGGCCAGGCTAAAGACCATAATGTCTTGCGGAACAGATTTATTAAACGCCTGCAACTGCGGAATCACCCGCTGTGCCTGCTGCTCATCCGCCACCAGCAGTGCGTTGAAATTTAGCGTCGACGCGTTGTTAAGCAGCTCTTGCAAGGCCACTGACGATGACGTTGCGGCCATAAATACCAGGTTACGGTTAAACGGCAGGAAGTTTTTTTCCAGTGCGTGTTTATAGCCCAACAGCACCTGTTCGGAGAAACCCATCCCGTCCGGATGAATTAAGGCAATCTGGCGTCGGTTCTGACTTATCAGGTAGTTACAGGCGGTTTCGGTGGCAAATTCATGATCGAACTGAATGCTGTTGACGTCATCGCCGGAATCCAGACAATCCACCAGAATGACATTCTCCTGATTGATATTGAGCGGGAAACGCGCGCCGATAATCAGGACGTCGTCGCACAAACCGCAGCTTAATTCATCAAGAGCGCTCATGACTTCCGCTTTGGTATTGGCAAAACGCAGCAGCAGGTGCTTTTGATGCTGGCTAAGATGCTTCTCCAGCGCGTAGAGATAACCCGTTGTCTGATTGATGTTGTCCTGCGCGCATATCACGCCAATACAGCCCGTAGACTGGCTGAGTAGCGACTGTGCTATCACGTTCGGACGATAATTGAGTTCATCCACCGCTTTCAGTACGGCGAGGCGGCTGGCCTCTTTTACGCCGCGCGAACCGCTCAACACGCGTGATACCGTGGCTTTTGACACGCCAGCCAAACGCGATACATCGTTGATAGTAGACATCATTCTCCCCTGACAGGACCCGCCCGGCCCTTTCCATCCTGAATTTAACATTGGCTCAAATAATCGCCATCCGCAGTATAGCTGTTTCCGTTTTTCATGGAAACCGATTTTCCATTTGGACTCAAAAAGAGATTTCCACAGCCAATTTCGTGAGCTAAATCCAAATAATTAGCCTCATAAGAATAAGATCTTGATGGCTGTCACAATTCCGTTTTCCATGGATGGAAACCGGTTTCCGTATGATATCAAATCAGACTCGCAATAAGTTTTTACATTTAAAGGATGGTTCACCATGTTCAGGATTATGTTGTGTTGTTCGGCAGGGATGTCCACCAGCTTGCTGGTTCGTAAAATGATTGAGGAGGCAGAATCTCGCGGGCTGCCCGTGAAGATTGAGGCCTACGGCGTTTCCGAATTTGACATACAGTTTCCAAATTACCAGGTGGTACTGCTCGGCCCCCAGGTAAAGTACATGCTTAATACGCTCTCCGAAAAGGCTGCCACCCAGGGTATACCCGTAAAAGCCATAGATATGATGGATTACGGTATGCAACGCGGTGACAAAGTGCTGGATTATGCTCTGTCGCTGATTGAAGCGACACACTAGAAGGGTGTCTCTATGAGTTCGTTATATCAGTCAATGGTTGCCGTCATTGAACAATCCATCACCCCTATCGCTGGCAAGTTAGGGCAGCAAAAATATGTGATTGCGATTCGTGACGGTTTTACGGCGGCGCTGCCGTTTATGATCATCGGCTCTTTCATGCTGGTGTTTATTTTTCCGCCGTTCTCTGCCGATACCACCAACAGCTTTGCCCGAGGCTGGCTCGACTTCTCGGCAACTTATCGTGAACAGCTGATGCTGCCGTTTAACCTCAGCATGGGTGTTATGACGTTCTTTATTTCCGTGGGCATTGGTGCCAGTCTGGGCCGTCAGTTTAATCTCGATCCGATCATGTCTGGCCTGCTGGCCTTTATGGCGTTTTTGCTGGTTGCTGCGCCCTATGCCGACGGTAAAATCTCCACGCAATATCTGTCTGGTCAGGGGATCTTTACCGCCCTCATCACCGCTATTTACTCCACCCGCATCTATGCCTGTCTGAAGCAGAATAACGTGACAATACGCCTGCCGAAGGAAGTGCCGACCGGCGTCGCGCGTTCATTTGAAATCCTGATTCCGGTACTGGTGGTGATTGCGACCCTGCATCCGCTGAACCTGTTTATCGAAGCACAAACCGGAATGATCATCCCGCAGGCGATTATGCACCTGCTGGAGCCGCTGGTTTCCGCTTCTGACTCCCTGCCAGCCATTCTGCTTTCCGTCCTGCTGTGCCAGATTTTCTGGTTTGCGGGTATTCACGGCGCGCTGATTGTCACCGGAATTATGAACCCATTCTGGATGGCTAACTTATCCGCCAACCAGGCTGCTCTGGCGGCAGGAGCAGCGCTACCTCACGTCTATCTGCAAGGCTTCTGGGATCACTACCTGCTGATTGGTGGCGTTGGTTCGACATTACCGCTGGCGTTCCTGCTGCTGCGCAGCCGCGTCGCCCACCTGCGCACCATCGGCAAAATGGGAATTGTGCCTAGTTTCTTTAATATCAATGAGCCTATTCTGTTTGGTGCGCCAATCATCATGAACCCGATGTTGTTCATCCCGTTCGTCTGCGTCCCGTTGGTCAACGCCGTGCTGGCCTATAGCGCCACCAAACTCGGCTGGCTGGCACAAGTCGTTTCGCTGACGCCGTGGACCACGCCTGCGCCGATCGGTGCATCCTGGGCCGCGAACTGGGCGTTAAGCCCGGTGGTGATGTGCTTTATCTGTATGGCGATGTCAGCGCTGATGTACCTACCATTCCTGCGAGCTTACGAACGTTCTTTGCTGAAAACCGAAGAGCAAAAAGCCCAGGATGCCGTCTCCGTGGCGAACGCTGCCCGTAGCAACTCATAATGAATCAAGGAGTCAGAACAATGAGATACCGTTTTCCTGAGAACTTCTGGTGGGGCAGTGCCTGCTCAGCGCTGCAAACCGAAGGGGATAGCCTGAACGGCGGCAAAAGCCAGACCACGTGGGACGTGTGGTTCGACCGTCAGCCAGGTCGTTTCCATCAGGGGGTTGGTCCGGCAAATACCTCGACCTTTTATCAGCACTGGAAACAAGACATCGCACTGCTCAAACAGCTGAAGCACAACAGCTTCCGCACGTCTCTGAGCTGGTCGCGACTGCTCCCGGACGGTACCGGCGAGGTTAATCCTGAAGCCGTCGAGTTCTATAACAACGTTATCGACGAGCTGCTCGCACAGGGTATTACGCCCTTTATCACCCTGTTCCACTTCGACATGCCAATGGTGATGCAGGAGAAAGGCGGCTGGGAAAACCGTGAAGTGGTCGAGGCGTTTGGCCGCTACGCACAGACGTGTTTCAAATTGTTCGGCAACCGGGTGAAGCACTGGTTTACTTTCAACGAGCCAATTGTCCCGGTAGAAGGCGGCTATCTGTATGACTTCCATTACCCTAACGTGGTGGATTTCAAACGCGCAGCCACCGTGGCGTATCACACCGTACTGGCGCATTCTATGGCGGTTCGGGCGTATCGTGATGCAAACCATGACGGTGAAATCGGCGTAGTGCTGAATTTAACGCCTTCCTACCCGCGCTCGCAAAATCCGGCGGATGTGAAAGCCGCACACTATGCGGATCTGCTGTTTAACCGCAGCTTCCTCGACCCGGTGCTGAAGGGTGAATACCCGGCAGACCTGGTGGCATTGCTGAAAGAATACGATCAGCTTCCGGCCTGCCAGCCCGACGACGCGCAGTTGATCGCCGACGGTAAAATCGACCTGTTGGGGATTAACTATTACCAACCGCGTCGCGTGAAATGTCGCGATAGCGCCGTCAATCCTGACGCACCGTTTATGCCAGAGTCGCTGTTTGATTACTACGAAATGCCGGGCCGGAAAATGAACCCTTATCGTGGATGGGAAATTTATGAGCCGGGTATTTACGATATTATTACTAATCTACGTGATAATTATGGTAACCCGCGCTGTTTTATTTCTGAAAACGGTATGGGAGTCGAGAATGAGCAGCGTTTTATTCAGCAAGCGCAAATCAACGACAGTTACCGTATTGAATTTGTCTCTGAGCATCTTAAATGGCTACATAAAGGAATTAACGAAGGCTGTAATTGCCTTGGCTACCATATGTGGACCTTTATTGATAACTGGTCATGGCTCAACGGCTATAAAAACCGCTACGGTTTTGTCCAGTTAGATTTAGCAACGCAAAAACGCACGGTGAAAAAGAGCGGCGAATGGTTTGCCCATACCGCCGAAAATAATGGTTTTAATTGAGAACAGAAGAAATGATTGCATTAGAAGAAGCAGTAATGGAAATCATCGTCAATGCCGGACAGTCCCGTAGCCTGTGCTTCGAAGCACTACATGCCGCGCGCGCCGGGAATATTGACGAGGCAAAAAGCCTGCTTCGTGAGGCTGACGGCTACGCCCGTCAGGCTCATCACATGCAAACCAAATTGATCGAACAGGACGCCGGGGAAGCCCGGCAACCCATGACATTAATTATGGTGCATGCGCAGGATCACTTAATGACATCGTTATTAGCCCGCGAACTGTCAGAAGAAATTATCCATCTGTATCAGCGTTAATCGTTAATTAACATTCAACAACGGAGATAGCATTACGATTAAATAAAGCAACCCTGTACCCGTTATTAAAACAGAAAAATCAACTTGTTTTGGTGATAGCAAATTTAACCGAGACGGGATGGTTATTATCTTAAAATAAATTAATACACACGCTTATTCAGAATGCTCCGCGCAAACTGAAGGGTAAAGTGTCGATGAGATAACCATGAACATGATAAAAAAACTTCCAGTCACGCTGGCGGTCATCGCCGCGCTGTGCCCAATTTCTGTCCTCGCACAGGAATTCACACAAGAACAAATTGATGCCATCGTCGCCAAAGCCGTCGATAAAGCGCTGGCAGAGCGTCAGGCGAAAATGGATGCCGCCGTCGCGAAAAAAACCGATGTTATTAACGAGCCGCAAAGCGCGGCGCAATCGCCGGATATGGCGATTCCGTTCGGTGTGAAATTTAGCGGCTATGCGCGGTACGGCGCGCATTTCCAGAGCGGCGATCAGAAATACGTTGGCGTAGATGGCTCCTACAACGGTGCTTCCGCTATCGGTCGCCTGGGTAACGAAGGCAACGGCGGCGAGTTCCAGCTCTCAAAAGCGTTTAAAAGCGACAACGGCGCTATCTGGGACATCAACGTGATGATCGACCATTGGGGCGACGAAGTTAACCTGAAAAAAGCCTATGCGGGCGTAACCAACGTGCTGGAATCCAATCCTAACGCCTATATCTGGGCAGGCCGCGACTTCCACCAGCGTCCGCAACAGGGGATCAACGACTACTTCTGGATGAACCACGACGGTCAGGGTGCCGGGGTGAAAAACTTCGACATCGGCGGCGTACAGTTTGATGTCGCCACCGTTGCCGCAGTTGAATCGTGCAGCCCGGAAGTGATGGAGGACGAAGCTAACCCGTCACGCATTACCTGTACCGGCGGTTCCGGCACCGGTGATAAAGGCAACTACGCGGTTACGTCAAAAATTCACAATATGAAGGTCGGCCCGCTGGATCTGGAGATCTACGCCAACTACGGTTTTGACTCTAAAGCCGTCGAAAGCGATGACCGCCTGAAAGCCTGGCAGGGCGCATTCGTGCTGAGCCACACCAACGACA
The Citrobacter arsenatis DNA segment above includes these coding regions:
- a CDS encoding glycoside hydrolase family 1 protein; protein product: MRYRFPENFWWGSACSALQTEGDSLNGGKSQTTWDVWFDRQPGRFHQGVGPANTSTFYQHWKQDIALLKQLKHNSFRTSLSWSRLLPDGTGEVNPEAVEFYNNVIDELLAQGITPFITLFHFDMPMVMQEKGGWENREVVEAFGRYAQTCFKLFGNRVKHWFTFNEPIVPVEGGYLYDFHYPNVVDFKRAATVAYHTVLAHSMAVRAYRDANHDGEIGVVLNLTPSYPRSQNPADVKAAHYADLLFNRSFLDPVLKGEYPADLVALLKEYDQLPACQPDDAQLIADGKIDLLGINYYQPRRVKCRDSAVNPDAPFMPESLFDYYEMPGRKMNPYRGWEIYEPGIYDIITNLRDNYGNPRCFISENGMGVENEQRFIQQAQINDSYRIEFVSEHLKWLHKGINEGCNCLGYHMWTFIDNWSWLNGYKNRYGFVQLDLATQKRTVKKSGEWFAHTAENNGFN
- a CDS encoding carbohydrate porin, coding for MNMIKKLPVTLAVIAALCPISVLAQEFTQEQIDAIVAKAVDKALAERQAKMDAAVAKKTDVINEPQSAAQSPDMAIPFGVKFSGYARYGAHFQSGDQKYVGVDGSYNGASAIGRLGNEGNGGEFQLSKAFKSDNGAIWDINVMIDHWGDEVNLKKAYAGVTNVLESNPNAYIWAGRDFHQRPQQGINDYFWMNHDGQGAGVKNFDIGGVQFDVATVAAVESCSPEVMEDEANPSRITCTGGSGTGDKGNYAVTSKIHNMKVGPLDLEIYANYGFDSKAVESDDRLKAWQGAFVLSHTNDSGVNKVIARYSDNSDNSVYNKTDDLTTVYASFEGSHKFTRQAQVEYLLAFHDYDNSADKSDNRKNYGAIVRPMYFWNDVHSTWLEAGYQRVDYDNGGDNHGWKLTLSQNMSIAMGPEFRPMLRFYVTGGKVDNDRTARVNGTQDETLDDFNLGAMWEAWF
- a CDS encoding PTS lactose/cellobiose transporter subunit IIA, whose protein sequence is MIALEEAVMEIIVNAGQSRSLCFEALHAARAGNIDEAKSLLREADGYARQAHHMQTKLIEQDAGEARQPMTLIMVHAQDHLMTSLLARELSEEIIHLYQR
- a CDS encoding LacI family DNA-binding transcriptional regulator produces the protein MSTINDVSRLAGVSKATVSRVLSGSRGVKEASRLAVLKAVDELNYRPNVIAQSLLSQSTGCIGVICAQDNINQTTGYLYALEKHLSQHQKHLLLRFANTKAEVMSALDELSCGLCDDVLIIGARFPLNINQENVILVDCLDSGDDVNSIQFDHEFATETACNYLISQNRRQIALIHPDGMGFSEQVLLGYKHALEKNFLPFNRNLVFMAATSSSVALQELLNNASTLNFNALLVADEQQAQRVIPQLQAFNKSVPQDIMVFSLAGSLHLPGIPTIPAIEYSMDAMAARIVSWLNEKTQSVLGSYVLRGDLIIPQR
- a CDS encoding PTS sugar transporter subunit IIC, with amino-acid sequence MSSLYQSMVAVIEQSITPIAGKLGQQKYVIAIRDGFTAALPFMIIGSFMLVFIFPPFSADTTNSFARGWLDFSATYREQLMLPFNLSMGVMTFFISVGIGASLGRQFNLDPIMSGLLAFMAFLLVAAPYADGKISTQYLSGQGIFTALITAIYSTRIYACLKQNNVTIRLPKEVPTGVARSFEILIPVLVVIATLHPLNLFIEAQTGMIIPQAIMHLLEPLVSASDSLPAILLSVLLCQIFWFAGIHGALIVTGIMNPFWMANLSANQAALAAGAALPHVYLQGFWDHYLLIGGVGSTLPLAFLLLRSRVAHLRTIGKMGIVPSFFNINEPILFGAPIIMNPMLFIPFVCVPLVNAVLAYSATKLGWLAQVVSLTPWTTPAPIGASWAANWALSPVVMCFICMAMSALMYLPFLRAYERSLLKTEEQKAQDAVSVANAARSNS
- a CDS encoding PTS sugar transporter subunit IIB; translation: MFRIMLCCSAGMSTSLLVRKMIEEAESRGLPVKIEAYGVSEFDIQFPNYQVVLLGPQVKYMLNTLSEKAATQGIPVKAIDMMDYGMQRGDKVLDYALSLIEATH